The bacterium DNA segment GTACCTGATTGTCAGCCTGTCGACCGGCGCCGGCCACGTGTATACCAGGGCCAGCGTGGTGTGGGTCGCCGGGGCAAGCCCGGCCGGCCCCGCCATTGCCGGCGGCCCCGCGAACGGCTGGACCGCAAGGACACCCTCGCGGACCTCGGACGCGGGAGTCCGAAGCCGCGCGGACAGCCGCAGGTGTGCCGAGAGAAACCGGCGGAGGTCTTCGCGGTGGGCCCGGATCTCGTCGTTCGTCAGGCGGCCGGCATGCGCGTCGGCGGCGAAGGCAACCAGCCCGGCCGGCAGCGTCAACGTCACACGCGCCGAGGCGCCGGCGACGGCAATCTCCGCGGCCGCCTGGTCGGCCCAATGCGCGTCGACGGGTGCGGGCGGCGCGGCGAGCCACGGCGCCAGCAGCACCGCCGCGATCAGGACTATCCATCGGGTCTTGCGTCGCGTCATCGTCCCTCCTCCCTCCGCTACAGACCGATCAGGCCGAGTTGCAGGGCGCGCTGGTCAAACGCGGGATCGACGGCGCGGACGAGCCGCAGATATCTGTCGGCGGCGGCGGTGTCGCCGAGCCCCTGCGCCACGAGGGCGGCGCGGTAATAGTACCTCGCGTCACGCACGCCCCAGCGCAGCGCGGCGCGGGCGAACTGCTGCGCCTCGCTCCAGCGCCCGACGCTGGACAACGCCCACGCCATCGTGTCCAGCGTGTCGGGATCGGAGCGGACCGCAAGCTCCTGCCGCATCAGCCGAAGGACCTCGGGCAGATCGGCAGCCTGGCCGCGGGTCAGGAGAAGACGCGCGAGTTCGCGCCGGTGGCCGTAGGCACCGGAGGCCGCGTCCTGGCGCAGCCGTGCCTCGGCGTCGGCCCAAAACCGCGCCGCCTCGGCGTGACGGCCCTGCAGATCGCGCGCCTGCGCGACGCCGCGCAGCACGACGTGGTCGTACACGTTCGGGGCGTCGCGCGTGACCGTGACGACGCGCGTCAGATGATCGACGGCCGCGTCATACCGGCCCTGCCGCAGGTCCAGCACAGCGAGATCGGTCAGCGCGAGCGGGTACTGCGGCAGGATCCGCAGCGCCTCGGTGAACAAAGCCCTCGCCTCATCGAACCGGCCGTGCTGATAGAGAAAACGCCCGTAGAGGCTGCGCACCCAGGTGGAACTCGCGGTCTCCTCGGGCTCCTCGAGCACCAGCGCGCGGCGGTAGTCGGCCTCGGCCTCGGCGTCCCGGCCCCGCGCGATCTCGACGAGCGCGCGCAGCGCATACGCGCGCAGCGACGGATCCGCGGCCACGAGCGCCCGAACCGCCCGCGACGCCGCGGGCACGTCGCCAGTCGCAAGGCTCGACGTCACGACGATCGGCAGCGCTTCTTCGGTGGGTCCGGCCGCGTGCGCGAGGCGCATCGCCTCCGCAAAGTCGTGGCGGGCTTCGGCGACGCGGGCGAGCGCCAGAACGGCGCCGTCGTTGTTGACGGCGAGGCGCGCCAGCGATTCCCGCGCCGTCTGCTCGGCCAGCAGGTACCATCGGAGGTCGCCCGTCACGCGGGCTTCCTTGAGATAGGCCCCGGCGAGCCCGGCGCGGTCGAGGGCGCCGTCGGGGTTGCGGGTGAGCCGCTCCTCGTAGAACGCCATCTCCGCCCGAAGGAGGCTCGAGATCGCGCCCTGCGGGGGGCGCTCGAAGCGGTACCGGAAGGGCGCGTCCGCGCGTCCGGCGCCGGCGGTGTGCGCGAGACCGATGCCGGTGGCGACCAGCGCGGCGACGACGATCGCGAGCATCACTGAACGGTGCCGTCGTAAGTTCATCCTCGGGGGCCTCCGTGAGTCCGGGCGCCGGCGGGTGAACCGCCGGCGCCCGGACTTGGATCTAGTTGGGGTCGGCCAGGTACGGGAACGACGTGAGCAGCGGCTTGTGCGCGGTGCCGCCGCCGTTGGGTCCGGCGTACGTCACGTTGTCGGTCTTCACCGCGCCGTTCGTGACCACCGAGAGGGTCACGTGAATCACGTCGTCGGTGATCTTGCGGCCGCGGATCGGGCTGCCCTTCGCGTTGAGCGCGGCGCCGTAGCCGCTCGGGCCGGTTGTGTCGATGCGCATCACATCGGGCAGGAACGCGACCAGCAGCGCCGTGGCGCGCTTGTCGTCGTTGCCGAACGCCATGAGCGTATGCTTGGCCTCGGCGACGATTGGACCGGCCGCGTCCGCTTCGGGCTTGTGGCCCGCAAGCGCAGCCGCCTCGAAGTCCGGTCCCACGCCGTTGAGCGCGTTCTGGTAGGCGCTGGTGGTGAGGAGCCCTTCGCCGATCGCCGGCCGAGCGAGCCGGGCGATCTGCTTGCCGCCGGAGCTCACCGTCGTCCACGCGTCGAAGGTCGTCGCGGAGGTCGATCCCGCGAGCCACGCGCGCGGCACGCGGACCGCGATGGAGAGGACGTTGTAGCCCGCAGTGAAGTCGTACCCGGGCTCACGGAACCCGACCTTGGGCCCCATCCCGAGCGCGCCCGCGCGAACGCGGAAGAACTGCTCGACGTCGAAGAAGAACGGATCTTCCCGCAGCCCCGCGAACACGGAGATCGTCCCCCCGCCCAGGGTAACCGGGGTCACGATCGGCGCCGCCGCGGCGGCGAGCGGCGTGGTCCGCGCCCCCATCGAGCCGGCGGTGGTGACGCCGTCGCGTATAGCCGTCACCTTAATCGGCTGCGAGCCGTCCTGCCCCGGGGCCCCGAACTGGAACCGCAGCATCGCGTCGGTCTTCCCGGTCGGCATCGCGTCGTTGTTCATCGCCCGCGTCACGTGGATGTCGTACTGCGCGTTTGTGCTGAACGCATACTCCTGGCGCGGCAGCGACCGGGGGTTTACGTTCATGACGAAGATCAGGTCGCCGGCGCCCGCGGCCGGATTCTGGTCCTGCTCACGGAAGACGAAGAAATCCGTGGTGTGCAGAGCGCGGCCTTTCAAATCGAGTTCCCCGTCGTCGTGGTTGGAAGCCACGAGCAGCCGGGGT contains these protein-coding regions:
- a CDS encoding tetratricopeptide repeat protein, encoding MNLRRHRSVMLAIVVAALVATGIGLAHTAGAGRADAPFRYRFERPPQGAISSLLRAEMAFYEERLTRNPDGALDRAGLAGAYLKEARVTGDLRWYLLAEQTARESLARLAVNNDGAVLALARVAEARHDFAEAMRLAHAAGPTEEALPIVVTSSLATGDVPAASRAVRALVAADPSLRAYALRALVEIARGRDAEAEADYRRALVLEEPEETASSTWVRSLYGRFLYQHGRFDEARALFTEALRILPQYPLALTDLAVLDLRQGRYDAAVDHLTRVVTVTRDAPNVYDHVVLRGVAQARDLQGRHAEAARFWADAEARLRQDAASGAYGHRRELARLLLTRGQAADLPEVLRLMRQELAVRSDPDTLDTMAWALSSVGRWSEAQQFARAALRWGVRDARYYYRAALVAQGLGDTAAADRYLRLVRAVDPAFDQRALQLGLIGL
- a CDS encoding DUF4331 family protein, with the protein product MGRSRLWLSALALLALAAMVITPRLLVASNHDDGELDLKGRALHTTDFFVFREQDQNPAAGAGDLIFVMNVNPRSLPRQEYAFSTNAQYDIHVTRAMNNDAMPTGKTDAMLRFQFGAPGQDGSQPIKVTAIRDGVTTAGSMGARTTPLAAAAAPIVTPVTLGGGTISVFAGLREDPFFFDVEQFFRVRAGALGMGPKVGFREPGYDFTAGYNVLSIAVRVPRAWLAGSTSATTFDAWTTVSSGGKQIARLARPAIGEGLLTTSAYQNALNGVGPDFEAAALAGHKPEADAAGPIVAEAKHTLMAFGNDDKRATALLVAFLPDVMRIDTTGPSGYGAALNAKGSPIRGRKITDDVIHVTLSVVTNGAVKTDNVTYAGPNGGGTAHKPLLTSFPYLADPN